Part of the Candidatus Bathyarchaeota archaeon genome is shown below.
GTATCGCCTAAAAGACTTAAGGAAGATTTTGGATTCGAAGCCATAATAACCAACGCGTACATCCTCAAGAAACGTTTCCAGAGCACACCCCTAGAGCAAGGATTGCACAGGTTCTTGGGGTTCGATGGCGCAGTGATGACTGATTCAGGCGCGTACCAAAT
Proteins encoded:
- a CDS encoding tRNA-guanine transglycosylase — protein: MSFETKEKDLLARIGRLKTKSCTVETPLLFPVINPNVQPVSPKRLKEDFGFEAIITNAYILKKRFQSTPLEQGLHRFLGFDGAVMTDSGAYQ